Within the Eucalyptus grandis isolate ANBG69807.140 chromosome 1, ASM1654582v1, whole genome shotgun sequence genome, the region ATTGCTACCGTTAGGTTGGGGACCGCTTTGGCAATCGATTCACACTCCAGATTTTTCTTACTCAGATAAGCATGAATTCATGAGTGGTTTGGCATGACAGCACAACAGTAAGCAGGTAATGAGCGATCGCGATCAAGGAGATTGATGATGGGTCAGGGGGTTAAGAAGATTCACTATCTCGAAAATGTTGCGATGAGGTGCAAAATCCCGTGATGTGGCTATACCCTACCAGGGAATTCAGGTTCTTAAAATAGGCACGTCGgatattttaatgattgaaagGAGGGAAGGGGACAGATTGTTCATCGAAGCACTTGCCTTGGGCAATTTGTGTGAAGCTTCCTGACGAAATAATCTATATATGGACACGATTAACGAGTGTTTCGAGCAAGGTTTGAGGACCATATTTTTTGTTGGTAGACAACcgacccacccaaaaaaaagacaCCAAACTGAAGTTGACAGATGAACACTGGTCGTTCTTTGTTTCACAAAGGTTATCTTCTCAACCCAGAGTTAAAGAAGTGAGAATAAGTAAGCACACTCTAGACTACGAACATCAGGTTAAAGACAGTCGCCCTACCAATTTTAAAAGATCTGCAAATGTTCACGCACATGATTCCATCTCTTCGGGTATTGATAATTCAACAGCACCTACTTGTTTCATCGATAATTTTTAATGAGTCCTAGGATAATTCGGGCAGATTAGAATGTTCCATGTCAATATTTGTCGTCTTAGAATATTTCTAAAGATCCACCATCTAGACAAACTAAATATGCCAGtagaaattgaaaatcattaGTTACATTATAGGAAGTTTCAAGTACTCCGAGGAAATAGTAAGCAAATTTCAGAAATACCAACTAACACACCACAACAGATACAGACAACTTGCAACAACAGTGCATTATACTACTAAACAACGGACAGTCAGGGCATCAAGATAATGTGAAGCATGTCAAGGGAGAAAAGGTCATCTAAACTATGAAACAAAGATCAAGGCAACAAGTAACAGCAAGATTGGTAACAGCCAAAGCACGGTAAAGCACagagaaaaaaatgatcaagcacaaagagaagagagaagctTGCAGAAAGGACATGGAAATAACCGAGCAAACATCACGTCATCTGAAGCTCAACTTTCACTTTCCCAAGACTACAAGCACGAGGCAAGTTCTTGAGTACGTTGAAAAGGACAACAACAATGAGACAAACGTCACAACCATCCACAGATTATTAAGAAAAAACCTTTTTATCCTAGAACAATATATCAAGACAACCTCTAATTCGAGAAAGAATTTGTATTTACAACAGTTCAACCTtctgttttgctttttcttcaaagaaataaCTTAAGCATTATTTATCTAAACTGAGCCAATCAAACTctcaaatcattttgaaaattatgcAGCTGACCATCCCCAGATAAAACAAAGGCAGACATCCagatagaaaaagagaaagcaacaCAAAAGCATGTTGCGGCACATCATAcagaaattaacaaaatgaatgcttcatttaattaatatcaatgtaacGGTAGATGATTGGTTCAGAGGGAACAGAATGAGGAGATAGGATGGAGAAGGCACTTAAAAATGACAATCATGGAACATGCATCAACCAATAAGAATCTGCACCCTCACAAGGCTCATAACATTGTCATAAGCCAGCAACTTAAATACCTATTAGGTAGCTTATGCACCCAGCAATTATCATCACACAATGCACATTTCCACTTCTGAAGTCAAAACGGAATTGCAAAGACATGCGCTTAAgattgagaataagtaagacaAAAATGAGCCCTCAGAGACATGTACACATACAGGGAGAGAGCTATCTTCATGCCAACCAGTTGAATTTTGAGGATGTCAGCAATATCATTCAAAATGAATTAACGCACCTAAACATCAGATACAGAGAGAGAAATTACCTGCAACCATGACTCAATTTCTATTGGCCAGCACCATAACCTTGCCCATGATGGGCGCTCGGTGTTGGCTgtggctgctgctgctgctgctgctgttgttgctgctgctgctgctgctgtatCTGCTGAAGAAGGTTCGCAGCAAATTGCAATGTTGACTGATAGCGCTGGTTCTTATCAACCTCATCTTGTACACCCTGAGCAGTCCCAGAAGCAGAGGACTGTATCTGCTGTGGTTGATTGGAGACATCGGTATATGTTGTGGGAACAACAGTTTGTAGCTGAGAAAAAGGAGGAACTTGAACCTGGCTTGCCAAGCCAGAAGAACTGTGCTGGTGTAAAAGTGGTGAACTGTATAACCCAGAAGAAGTGGGAGGAACTTCAACTGGATACTGCTGGATGGAAGCTGCAAACTGTCCACCTTGGGAAGGGATATTAGTAAATGATCTAGAAACTGCGGCATATTGTGAAGCATTGAGCACAGATTCTTGCATTTGGGTGGAAGCAAGGATGGCCGGCACTTGCATGGACTGGCTAGTGGTGCTTGGGACGGTTGTATAAGGCTGAAATTGGGTTACTGATGACATCGGAGCATTCAACTGACTCCCGGGTTGTTGCACTGAATACCCACCACCATCGGATGCTTGATGTTCTTGCTTCCATGCTTGCAATGAAGATTCATTGTTAGGTACAACAGGGGGAAACATTGGCCTCGAGTTTTGCTGAGAACTTTCTGTAGATGATGTCCGTGCACTTGCAGGAAGTAATGAAGCTAGAGTTGCAATAAGCTCGGGTGTTAAAGCAACTCCAGCTTGGGATGCTGCGGCAGCATTGCCATGTGCCTGTTCGTGAGAAGCTGAACGCATTGCAGAGGACTCACCCATGTGTTGATACAGCAGTTGCTGTGGAAGTTTTGCATCCTCTTGTGCATTTCGAAGAACTTGTTCCTGCTTAGGGGATAAATATCCATACTCGGGTTGGAAAGCAGGCATCCTCTGTGCATCAGCAAATTGGGAAAGAGCCGCCAACTCGTGTGGTTGATGCTGCACAGATGCATTGCCAGGAACCTGAGCAAACTTGAGGACCACTCCATACAGACGCTCAGGACCAGTTACCCTTAATACCTTCCTCAAAAATTCTGATGGAGGGACAAGAAATAGGGTGGTACCATCATCAAGTTTGGCAACACCAGCACGATCTTTGGAGCCCAAGTACCGGAGAAATTCAGTGTAGGAACCAAATTCTTCTTCACTGTCTGGCAAGAAGAAAACAATGTCGAAACCAAGAGCTTCCTTATAGTGTGTTGCTAGCAAATCCAGACTTGTTCTAGCTGAGCAGTTGACAACTTCAGGACTGCAAAATAGGCAAAGCAGCGATTGAGAGACCCATCTCAGTCTAACTTATGTAACCATCTCAGGTAGAATACAGTATCCAAACAATGTAGAAATCTTACAACACGACAAATCCTAGGAGTTAATTCAGGCAACTACTAAAGCATCTAAAACCCCTAAATTTGAGTAAGTGCTTTAACCGCAGCACTGAGCTGCTGGCACAATAACATAGAGAATTAGCAATTGCCACAACAGCTGTTCAATAACTAGTATTAAACTTCAGTTTTAGGATTTGGTTTGCCTCAATAATCATAGTCTATGCTTTTTCACGACAACGCCAAAAGCTTTACTAGATATAACAACAAAGGTGGCTGCAAAGAAAGAATTTGCTATTAATGGAGCAGTCAGTGAGATAGCTAGTTTCAGGACGGGGTTCCAAAGACTTCATCCGAATAGAAAATTGTAGCCCATTTCCTGGGGCACCTTATATCCACACATACATATACACAAAAATAGggtcataatttttcatataagaGCAGACACTTACATCTCTGCAGCAAGCCCCTCACCAACAGGCACACATCGAGCATGACAGACAGGTGTTCCACCCTTCGCAATAAGGCCCCGCCAGATGTAATCATCATCACTGGCTTGACCAGGTCCAGATGCAAACCTTGCACCCATTGGACTCAGACGACCATTTCCATGGGAATTTGCATAAGGGCCGGGAATACCTACATCAATTGTTGAACCAGGCCCATGGTCCATCCTCAAGCCATGATCATCCATCTTCCTAGAAGGAAAAGATACCTCGTCGGCAGGTAAAGAAGATTCAATTCTTGACCGCTTGGAATCCCTAGGGAAATGACTAGCATCATAAACATCCCATGAGCCAGTGGCCCTCACAGGAGTCCTAACACCTGAAGCAGGAGAAGGCAGCACACCagaagaggaaggagacgaCCTCCTCCAGCTTTGGCCCATCAGATTTTTCCCGTTGACATCTTGCATGCCATAAGGCAGGTCAACATCATCAAATTCTGAAGAACCATAAGGCCTTGCCGCAATATTTTGACCAACACCATGCGGAAGTGAACCTGGACCCCCTGGATGATTGTGACCAAACATATCCATTTGGGGGTTCCGGAATGGGTGTTCCATTTCTGTCCTTGGCCCTCTAACTCCTGGATGAAACGCGGGGTACTCTCTTCCAGGTGCCAGGTCACTACTGGAGAACATAATGGTTATTCTAGGATCATTAAATAGACGGCCCTGTAATCCTTCCTTGGCGCGACGGGCTTCATCCACACTTCTAAACTCCACAAATGAATAATGCCTTGAAGGAAAGCTTTTGATTCTCTCAATCTCTCCAAATAATATCATTGCATTATGCAGCATTTGTTCATCAATCTGGACAGAAGGAGGGTAACCTATCCACAAAACTTTACTAGGTTGCCCGTCTCCTCTTCTAGAccctgaagaatgagaaggctGCAAGAGAGAAGTCACAATATCAGAAACCAAGTAAATAATACGAAGCAATAGGGAAATCTTATCGTCAGAGTTTGGATCGAGTTCCTCTTAAAACAATTTGACAAAACTGCAGTTCATACAAAAGAAACAACCTATTTTATGAATCTGGATCAGCAAACAATTAAGAACttgaaataaaattacattGAGGAGACAGAACGGCAGAGCCATTCCAGATGCAACCACCTGAAGAGACATGGGACTGTCAAAGAAACTCAGGCATCCAAGGCCACAAGATGAACTTTTGACTCACCTGTTGCCTTTTAGAACCTGCATGAACGTCAGTAGACCCCATGCCCCTACCAACAAACTCCCTAGAGTCATGAGTGTCAGCCCAATGTTCctaattagaaagaaaaaccagaaaCTGTTAAGTCACTTGAACAAGGAAACTTTTCTAAAAGCTATAACATCTTAATCAGACAAGATTCCAAAAAACTGAATTAAAATgtattagaaaaatgaaaaatccacaACAAAGGAGTGTGCTTCACCCCTTAAACGAGAACAAATAATCACATGATAAgtaatcagaaaaataattgtttCATAGTCAAAATCAAAGGAATATACAAATGTGAGAAAAAAACATATGTGGAATTCTTACAATCCCTTTAACTCCAAATCCCTCCAGATCTGGAGTTACTTAAGGAGATTAGACAAAGCAAGGAATGTTGCTAGAGTAATCCCTCCAAATCCCTTGATTTCGATCCCTCCTACCAAAcaataaattcttttttaaaccttttctcttcctctctaatCTGTCATTATTCCTCCATCAAAACAAAGTGTAACAAATATGGTGGATTTATAGTAATGACAAACCAGTTGCATAAGTTTAAAATAGCATGCACTTCAGTTGACTCCTAAAAAGATGCGAACATAAAAAAACTAGCTACGGCTCATTGAAAATAACTTAAACTTGTCCAATCCCTCAATTCTTAAATAGAATAGCTTACTCTTCTTGAGGGCTGAGATCGCAGGAAATCCACACGTATTTGATCACCACCTAATTGCTTTCCATTCATGTTTCTCATCGCTTGAATAGCGTCCTCCACTCGGACATACTCCACTAATGCAGTATTGCGGTCTCTAAACAACTTAAAGTCATCAACTTTtccaaaattgagaaattcCTCTTCCAGATCCTCCTTTGAAACAGCTGGGTTGATCCCTCCAACCCATAATTGCTTGCAAGGTTTAGCCTAAAAGCAACACCAAGTAAGGACACCATGCTAGCAAATTATacaaagggagaaagaaagaataaaaccaGAGAGCGTGTTCAACACAAACAAGTTATTGCCAAAAGCAACAACTCGTACAGCGTCCAATCATCATATTCTTAGAATAAGAACGGCATCACATACAAAGAGGTTTGAACAAAGCAGCGGACATTTGAAATGATCAAGCATACAAATACACAATTTTGATCTTTTGTTTGTATATCATCATCCGTTACCTACACGTCTTACTCCCAGCCATGAAAAACAATTGAAGCTATCTAAGCATTAGCAATTTAGCATCATTCTCTCACCAGCTAACaataatggtggaaaagttacTTTATAAGGATGACAATAAcggaaaaaagaagatgacacacacacacacacatatatgtatatatataaagaaaggaggaggaggaggaggaggaggtcaaTGGTACTGCCAAATTTACATCATCACAATTTAATAAGTATCACCTAAAAACAAAGCTAAAGAATCA harbors:
- the LOC104435742 gene encoding flowering time control protein FPA isoform X1, giving the protein MPPPSKSIRPSHHGAAKESPAGGGDLHDTPPSNNLWIGNLSSDVTDTDLMDVFGKYGALDATSYAARSFAFVFFKRPDDAAAAKDALQGTSVKGNQIKIEFARPAKPCKQLWVGGINPAVSKEDLEEEFLNFGKVDDFKLFRDRNTALVEYVRVEDAIQAMRNMNGKQLGGDQIRVDFLRSQPSRREHWADTHDSREFVGRGMGSTDVHAGSKRQQVVASGMALPFCLLNPSHSSGSRRGDGQPSKVLWIGYPPSVQIDEQMLHNAMILFGEIERIKSFPSRHYSFVEFRSVDEARRAKEGLQGRLFNDPRITIMFSSSDLAPGREYPAFHPGVRGPRTEMEHPFRNPQMDMFGHNHPGGPGSLPHGVGQNIAARPYGSSEFDDVDLPYGMQDVNGKNLMGQSWRRSSPSSSGVLPSPASGVRTPVRATGSWDVYDASHFPRDSKRSRIESSLPADEVSFPSRKMDDHGLRMDHGPGSTIDVGIPGPYANSHGNGRLSPMGARFASGPGQASDDDYIWRGLIAKGGTPVCHARCVPVGEGLAAEIPEVVNCSARTSLDLLATHYKEALGFDIVFFLPDSEEEFGSYTEFLRYLGSKDRAGVAKLDDGTTLFLVPPSEFLRKVLRVTGPERLYGVVLKFAQVPGNASVQHQPHELAALSQFADAQRMPAFQPEYGYLSPKQEQVLRNAQEDAKLPQQLLYQHMGESSAMRSASHEQAHGNAAAASQAGVALTPELIATLASLLPASARTSSTESSQQNSRPMFPPVVPNNESSLQAWKQEHQASDGGGYSVQQPGSQLNAPMSSVTQFQPYTTVPSTTSQSMQVPAILASTQMQESVLNASQYAAVSRSFTNIPSQGGQFAASIQQYPVEVPPTSSGLYSSPLLHQHSSSGLASQVQVPPFSQLQTVVPTTYTDVSNQPQQIQSSASGTAQGVQDEVDKNQRYQSTLQFAANLLQQIQQQQQQQQQQQQQQQPQPTPSAHHGQGYGAGQ
- the LOC104435742 gene encoding flowering time control protein FPA isoform X2, producing the protein MPPPSKSIRPSHHGAAKESPAGGGDLHDTPPSNNLWIGNLSSDVTDTDLMDVFGKYGALDATSYAARSFAFVFFKRPDDAAAAKDALQGTSVKGNQIKIEFARPAKPCKQLWVGGINPAVSKEDLEEEFLNFGKVDDFKLFRDRNTALVEYVRVEDAIQAMRNMNGKQLGGDQIRVDFLRSQPSRREHWADTHDSREFVGRGMGSTDVHAGSKRQQPSHSSGSRRGDGQPSKVLWIGYPPSVQIDEQMLHNAMILFGEIERIKSFPSRHYSFVEFRSVDEARRAKEGLQGRLFNDPRITIMFSSSDLAPGREYPAFHPGVRGPRTEMEHPFRNPQMDMFGHNHPGGPGSLPHGVGQNIAARPYGSSEFDDVDLPYGMQDVNGKNLMGQSWRRSSPSSSGVLPSPASGVRTPVRATGSWDVYDASHFPRDSKRSRIESSLPADEVSFPSRKMDDHGLRMDHGPGSTIDVGIPGPYANSHGNGRLSPMGARFASGPGQASDDDYIWRGLIAKGGTPVCHARCVPVGEGLAAEIPEVVNCSARTSLDLLATHYKEALGFDIVFFLPDSEEEFGSYTEFLRYLGSKDRAGVAKLDDGTTLFLVPPSEFLRKVLRVTGPERLYGVVLKFAQVPGNASVQHQPHELAALSQFADAQRMPAFQPEYGYLSPKQEQVLRNAQEDAKLPQQLLYQHMGESSAMRSASHEQAHGNAAAASQAGVALTPELIATLASLLPASARTSSTESSQQNSRPMFPPVVPNNESSLQAWKQEHQASDGGGYSVQQPGSQLNAPMSSVTQFQPYTTVPSTTSQSMQVPAILASTQMQESVLNASQYAAVSRSFTNIPSQGGQFAASIQQYPVEVPPTSSGLYSSPLLHQHSSSGLASQVQVPPFSQLQTVVPTTYTDVSNQPQQIQSSASGTAQGVQDEVDKNQRYQSTLQFAANLLQQIQQQQQQQQQQQQQQQPQPTPSAHHGQGYGAGQ